The Flavobacterium sp. K5-23 genome segment TTGTTAGATAAGAAAAACAACGGTGATTTGCTGGAAATACAATTTGGGAACCAGCTTAGGATAGACAATTTAAGAAGTGGTTTTCAATTAAGAATGGATGACTATGGTATTGGCGAACCTGTAAATTATCAAAATAATCTTAATTATTCAAGTGACAATATGTATTTATCAACGAAATATCGTTTTAAGATAAATAAATTTAGCTTGATAACCCAGGCTAATTTTCATCAACTCTTTAATCGTTTAGAAAATTTAGAAATAAAGAAATCGCAGAATCCTTTTTTTATCAATCCAAAATTGGGTGTTGAATGGAAAATGAATGATAAAAATAAAGTGGTCTCTTCGTATTCTTATAACACCACCAATGCAAGTATTTTAGATGTTTATGATAATTATATTCAAACAGGTTTTCGTTCTTTCTCTAAAGGGACGGGTGATTTCAATCAATTAACAGCTTCATCGGTTTTGTTTAACTATACCTATGGAAATTGGGGCGACAAATTTTTTGCCAATACTTTTTTGATGTATTCCCAAAACCATGACTTTTTTAGCACGAATTCGATTATCGCCCAAAACTATTTGCAATCAGAAAAAATAGTCATTAAAGACAGACAATTTATAACGGCATCGACTGACGTAGACAGATACTTTAAATCCATTTCATCAAATTTAAAATTATCTTTAGGAGGTTCAAAATCTAATTATGAAAATAGTGTAAACAATTCATTTTTAAGAGAAGTAAAAAACAATTCACTAAACTATGGATTTGAATTACGCTCTGGTTTTAAAGGATTTTTTAATTATCACATAGGTTCAAAATGGGATTATAACGAAGTGAAAACTACTTTTACCAATTCGTTTACAGATAATATGTCCTTTCTTGATTTGTCGTTTATGATGAGTGAAAAAATCAATTTCCAAATACAAACGGAACGATATTATTTTGGTAATTTAGAAAAACAAAACAACAAGTATTATTTTATGGATCTAGAAGGTCGTTATACGGTTAAAGAAAACAAGCTGACTTTTTCTCTTTCTGGAAACAATCTTTTCGATACAAAGAGCTTTAGAAATTACAGTATTAGTGATATTAGTGTTTCTAAAACAGAATACCGTTTACAACCAAGATACGTGATGTTGAAAATTGAATTTAGGTTTTAATAATGTAAAATAGACAATAAACGGTCTTGTTACTATTCACGGTATTTGTGTGTCAATAGTTTGATTTTAGAAACTAATAATTCATAATGGAATTGTATCTTTGGACTTTTTGAAACCCAGAACCTTACTTTTATGCATGCCATTTACGAGTATCAAGAGTTTTTTAGTAGTTATCTAAAAAAACAAACCATCCTTAAAGAACCTAAAAATCTTTATGAGCCTATAGCGTACATTGTAGGTTTAGGGGGTAAAAGAATGCGTCCTGTTTTAACATTAATGGCTGCCGAAGTTTTTAATGCTGATTATGAAAAAGCATTGCCAGCAGCTATGGCTGTTGAAGTATTTCATAATTTTTCTTTGGTTCACGATGACATTATGGACGATGCTCCTTTGCGCCGTGGAAACCCAACCGTTCATGAAAAATGGAACATCAATACTGGAATTTTATCCGGTGATGCGATGCTTATATTGGCCTACCAATTTTTCGAACAATACGAACCGGTTATTTTCAGGGATTTGGCAAAATTATTCAGTAAAACGGCTCTTGAGGTTTGTGAAGGCCAGCAATGGGATGTTGATTTTGAAACTCGTGATGATGTTACGATTCCGGAATATCTTAAAATGATTGAATATAAAACGGCGGTTCTTGTTGCTGCTGCCATGAAAATGGGGGCGATTGTTGCCGAAACTTCTGAGGAAAACGCCAATTTGATTTATGAATTTGGTTTGAATCTGGGGTTGGCATTTCAATTACAAGACGATTATCTCGATGCCTTTGGTAATCCAGAAACTTTTGGCAAGCAAGTGGGCGGTGATATTATCGAAAATAAAAAAACTTATTTATACTTGAAAGCGATTGCGTTTTCTGAGAAAACTCAGGCAGATGAGTTGAGAAAACTATTTGCGATTCAGCCAGAAGATAATTCGAATAAAATAGAATCGGCTAAAAAAATATTTAATGATTCCGGAGCTTCAGCAGCTACCCAACAAGCCATAAAAGAGTATACTTTTAAAGCTTTCGAAACCTTGGATAAAATGAATATTGAAGACGATAAGAAAGAAGTACTAAGGGTTTTTGGTCAAAATCTAATGGGGAGGAACGTTTAGTTAACTGTTTTCAAAAATCCTAAATCCTAAATCGAATATGTTTATAGCTCCACTAAATACTGATGCATTACTATCTGAGGCCGAAAAAGAATTTTTGTACCTCAAGTTAGTAGAACAAACCAAAAAGGATTTTAATCTGGCAAATGAAGGAATTGATTTCCCTATGAGCATTAGCCCGGATGAGTTGAAAATCCAACTGCACGAAAAAATATACAGACTCATTCAATATAAATTTGCCGAATATTTAAACTTGCTTTATATTATAGACGTTTCTGAGGAAGAAGTAAAAAAAATGGATGGCTCTGATTTGGTTGTATTGGCTGAACAAGTGTCTTTTTTAATCCTAAAAAGGGAATGGCAAAAAGTATGGTTTAGAAACAAGTATAAGTAAGTCGGAAATCAAGGAGTTAGGAGTTAAGACTTAAAGTTTAAAAGTTAGGTTTTTGAACTTCCATCTCCCGCCTTCCAATTTTTTATTCTCAGCAACATTGCGCTCGACTTCTATGTTATAAAATTAAGGATTCATTGCCTCCGGTTTTAGCTGGTATTGTGAGGATTTTCATTGATAAAGACTTTAGTCAAAAGATTGATTTCAAATTATTTCATCTTTGTGAAAGT includes the following:
- a CDS encoding polyprenyl synthetase family protein translates to MHAIYEYQEFFSSYLKKQTILKEPKNLYEPIAYIVGLGGKRMRPVLTLMAAEVFNADYEKALPAAMAVEVFHNFSLVHDDIMDDAPLRRGNPTVHEKWNINTGILSGDAMLILAYQFFEQYEPVIFRDLAKLFSKTALEVCEGQQWDVDFETRDDVTIPEYLKMIEYKTAVLVAAAMKMGAIVAETSEENANLIYEFGLNLGLAFQLQDDYLDAFGNPETFGKQVGGDIIENKKTYLYLKAIAFSEKTQADELRKLFAIQPEDNSNKIESAKKIFNDSGASAATQQAIKEYTFKAFETLDKMNIEDDKKEVLRVFGQNLMGRNV